The following proteins are encoded in a genomic region of Phoenix dactylifera cultivar Barhee BC4 unplaced genomic scaffold, palm_55x_up_171113_PBpolish2nd_filt_p 000178F, whole genome shotgun sequence:
- the LOC120105030 gene encoding uncharacterized protein LOC120105030 translates to MQPPDWSLPFEIMYDASDYAVGAVLDHATLKQLLAKKDAKARLIRWILLLQKFNLTIKDKKDLENGVADHLSRLIFEDTTDTPPIGDDFLGEQLFSITSMSWFAHIVNYLVTSEMPSDWNAQDKQKFLTECGFYWPSLFRDTNVYCRSLDYVSKWVEAATCRNNDNKTVIKFLKENVLSRYGTPRLIISDRGTHFYNRSFEALMRKYGVVQKISTAYRPQTSGQVELANREIKRILEKTVNPDQKDWSLRLIDVLWAYGFINTLVNYDALPQKDQRLKPVLEKEAPVEEDILLMDPVYEQ, encoded by the exons ATGCAGCCACCAGATTGGAGTTtaccttttgaaattatgtatgATGCAAGTGACTATGCAGTAGGGGCTGTCTTAG ATCATGCAACCCTTAAGCAACTTCTcgcaaagaaggatgctaaggcgcgaTTAATTAGGTGGATCTTGCTTTTGCAGAAATTTAATCTAACCATCAAGGACAAGAAGGATTTAGAGAATGGGGTGGCTGATCACCTCTCAAGGCTAATATTTGAGGATACTACAGATACACCACCGATCGGTGATGATTTTCTAGGTGAACAATTATTTTCTATCACCTCCATGTCGTGGTTTGCACATATTGTCAATTATTTGGTAACAAGTGAGATGCCATCAGACTGGAATGCACAGGATAAGCAGAAGTTCTTAACAGAG tgtggattttattggccatcATTGTTTCGAGACACAAATGTTTACTGTCGTTCTT TAgattatgtgtccaaatgggtagaggcTGCAACTTGTAGGAACAATGATAATAAGACAGTAATTAAATTTCTAAAGGAAAATGTGTTGTCTCGTTATGGTACACCACGTCTTATCATTAGTGATCGGGGTACACATTTTTATAACCGGTCTTTTGAAGCATTGATGAGGAAGTATGGGGTGGTGCAGAAGATTTCTACAGCTTACCGTCCTCAAACAAGTGGGCAGGTGGAGCTTGCTAATAGAGAGATtaagcgtattttagagaaaacagtTAACCCCGATCAGAAGGATTGGTCATTGCGATTAATTGATGTGCTTTGGGCATACG GCTTCATAAACACCCTGGTAAATTACGATGCTTTACCACAAAAGGACCAGAGACTCAAGCCGGTCCTCGAGAAAGAGGCTCCAGTAGAGGAAGATATTCTTCTCATGGACCCCGTCTACGAACAGTGA